One Pseudonocardia abyssalis DNA segment encodes these proteins:
- a CDS encoding LVIVD repeat-containing protein, with protein MDGRLRTVLVTAVVAAFALVTPLPASATVPGPPPVGPGVDEIVSSDNLTQLANVPRRDPFTGEASYGTDIAFQGELAYVGNYDGFVVYDISEPTAPQIVSQVLCPGSQNDVSVSGDLLFLSTDSRWSDDTCSAAPQPQGLLPYWEGIKVFDVSDPADPAYVTSVATACGSHTHTLVPDTAGESVYLYVSSYSPAPELLDCRPPHDRISIVEVPLADPAAAAVVAEPVLFPDGGNPGPGSDTTTGCHDITVHPATNLAAGACMGDGVLLDISDREDPQVIERVRDDTNFAFWHSATFNDDGTKVVFTDELGGGSAATCTAAVGPLRGADGIYDIVDGQLEFRSYYKIPRLQTEQENCVAHNGSLVPVPGRDVMVQAWYQGGISVWDFTDSTNPVEIGFWERGPLSSTELTLGGSWSAYWYNGHVFSSDIQKGLDVLAVDDPAIAGAEDVVFDVFNPQTQPTYGG; from the coding sequence ATGGACGGACGGCTGCGAACCGTACTGGTCACGGCGGTGGTGGCGGCGTTCGCGCTGGTCACACCGCTGCCTGCCTCGGCGACGGTTCCGGGGCCGCCACCGGTCGGGCCGGGCGTCGACGAGATCGTGAGCAGCGACAACCTCACCCAGCTCGCGAACGTCCCGCGGCGGGACCCGTTCACCGGCGAGGCGTCCTACGGCACCGACATCGCCTTCCAGGGCGAGCTCGCCTACGTCGGCAACTACGACGGTTTCGTCGTCTACGACATCAGCGAGCCCACCGCGCCGCAGATCGTCAGCCAGGTGCTGTGCCCGGGCTCGCAGAACGACGTGTCGGTGAGCGGTGACCTGCTGTTCCTGTCCACCGACTCCCGCTGGAGCGACGACACCTGCTCCGCGGCGCCGCAGCCGCAGGGCCTGCTGCCGTACTGGGAGGGCATCAAGGTCTTCGACGTGTCCGACCCGGCCGATCCGGCGTACGTGACGTCGGTGGCCACGGCCTGCGGCTCGCACACCCACACGCTCGTCCCCGACACCGCGGGCGAGTCGGTCTACCTCTACGTCTCCTCCTACTCCCCCGCGCCGGAGCTGCTCGACTGCCGGCCGCCGCACGACCGGATCTCGATCGTCGAGGTGCCGCTGGCCGACCCGGCCGCCGCGGCCGTCGTCGCGGAGCCGGTGCTGTTCCCGGACGGCGGCAACCCCGGCCCGGGCAGCGACACCACCACCGGCTGCCACGACATCACCGTCCACCCGGCGACGAACCTCGCCGCGGGTGCGTGCATGGGCGACGGCGTGTTGTTGGACATCTCCGACCGCGAGGACCCGCAGGTCATCGAGCGGGTGCGCGACGACACCAACTTCGCGTTCTGGCACAGCGCCACGTTCAACGACGACGGCACGAAGGTCGTCTTCACCGACGAGCTCGGCGGCGGCAGTGCGGCCACCTGCACCGCCGCGGTCGGTCCGCTGCGCGGCGCCGACGGGATCTACGACATCGTCGACGGTCAGCTCGAGTTCCGCAGCTACTACAAGATCCCCCGCCTGCAGACCGAGCAGGAGAACTGCGTCGCGCACAACGGCTCGCTCGTCCCCGTGCCGGGTCGCGACGTCATGGTGCAGGCCTGGTACCAGGGCGGGATCTCGGTGTGGGACTTCACCGACTCCACGAACCCCGTCGAGATCGGGTTCTGGGAGCGCGGCCCGCTCTCGAGCACCGAGCTGACGCTGGGCGGCTCGTGGTCGGCGTACTGGTACAACGGCCACGTCTTCTCCTC